The sequence CGGCCAACGTCGCCTTGCATAGGCCGCCGGTAAGCGGTGCACGGCCAGCCGCCCGGTCGCCGCCCGCCGGGCCAGGCGATGCAGGGTGGCCACATCGCGCCAGCAGAGGTTTAGCCCCTGGCCGCCCACTGGATGGCAGCGGTGACCGCTCTCCCCCACCAGCACCGTATGGCGGCGGTGCAGGCTCCGGGCCAGCAGCAGGGCCACCGGGAAGGCGCGCGGATCGTCGAGCAGGGCATCGGGCTGCAGCTGGTCTGGCAGGGCACCGGCCAGGGCATCAAGGAAGGCTGAATCGCCGAGGCTTTCAAGCTGGCGGCAGCGCTGGGCTGGGGCACTCCAAACCAGCTGGAAGACGCCATCACCCAGGGGCAACACCGCAAAGGGCCCCTCGGGCCGCAGCAGCTCCCAGGCCTGGTCGTCGGCACTGCCGCGGAGTCGCACCAGGGCGGTGAGGCAGTTTTGTCGATAGGTCCACTGCAACACGCCCATGCCGAGGGCCTCGCGGCTGGGGGAGTGGGGCCCGTCGGCCGCCACGATCAGGTCGTGCGGCGGCCGATCACCTGCAGTTAGCGGCGGCGGCGTGCCCAACTCCAAAGTGATGGCGGGATGGGCGCTTAGGCGCTCCAGCAGCA is a genomic window of Cyanobium sp. Tous-M-B4 containing:
- a CDS encoding FAD-dependent monooxygenase: MVESKPVLRALVNGAGPTGALTALALADAGWQVQISDPLPAAVLLERSRAYAFTHSSQRLLEQLGLWPAVRAVLVPFRSLQLLDLATQRQVPFCLADLGSQRAAAPAAAVGWVGQHRPLMTLLLERLSAHPAITLELGTPPPLTAGDRPPHDLIVAADGPHSPSREALGMGVLQWTYRQNCLTALVRLRGSADDQAWELLRPEGPFAVLPLGDGVFQLVWSAPAQRCRQLESLGDSAFLDALAGALPDQLQPDALLDDPRAFPVALLLARSLHRRHTVLVGESGHRCHPVGGQGLNLCWRDVATLHRLARRAATGRLAVHRLPAAYARRRWPDLLLTLLATDLLVRFFSNRSPLLLPLRHLTLLLLTKLAPLRKLSLSAMTDGPCQLLRR